GGGTGTAGAAATTCTCAAGATCTCTTTAATTGTACTTAACCTTAAATCATCAGCTTTTTTCAATAAATCCAATAAACTCTCCtcttttttactaatatttttactaattttttccTCTTCCTCATGAACAACTAATTGCTCCCTCATTAATTCACTCACAACATGTGATAATTCAACCATTGATGTATCAGCTAAACTTTCTTGAACTATAGCTAACTTTTCACTCAACTTTCTTTCTTCACTAATTGTCTTATGTTGTAACTCATCAATTAATCCAAGTTGTTTACCACTTAAATTTCCTAAATCTTCTTTACTAAATCCTCTAATTAACTCATGAAGATTAGCTTCAAGTTGTATACCTGATTTTGAGTATAACAAATGAAAAGCCATGCTAGGTCTCCATCCACCAATCCATAAAAATGCATCTTCAAGATTACTTAACCATGAGGGGTGCAACATGCCTAAAACATCACTACTTGCGTATCGCGATTTCTCTCTATAATATTCTTCATAATGTTTCACCACACTATGTATTAAAGGTGACAACATCATATCATTGTTGTTCTCTTTCGAGACACGTACAAGCTCATTCAAGTCTTGATTCTGTTTAACGAGCCATGATTCGAAAAACTTGTGAAATGATTTGCCATTTTTGCTGCTACTCGTCATGGAGAGTTGGTTTATATATCTACAAGATTATTTGGATGGTTGGGATAAAGCTACAAGAAATTTATGTTTAACGTAATATATATAgtgatgatatatatatatatataaaagtaaaaaaagaaaaccaGATTAAGAACCAGTGGGCTATGTGAGCAGTAATAACTagtgtataataataataatattaataaatcatattataCTGTCTACTTGTGATATGTTCATTGTTTGATCATgcatcaaaattcatatttaatttttgtaggcgatgttataaataaatgttgttacatatattaaattaaattatgaatgaaattCTGGACCACAACAAGTGGgcataaaatgaaattttgcaTCGATTTCTGTGTCAATGACGTAGTTTTACATTTCACTAGTTGGGTGTTACATATTCTTTATTATCATCCATCAATAATCTTCATCGATCTGTTTATTcgatttttttgaaattttaatgagTTCAACACAAATGCAATGGCATTTTGAAGATCACATTCCAtctatttaaattcaaattttgattttcattctaactttgtgattgttatgccatttttaatattaataatttaaacaatttgaaaattatataattaacatgatttaatttttttaaaaaaataatcgatTTTTATATAAGACTCCAACGGTGGGCTTTTTACGTTTACGTTCGATGGGGGTTCAATTACTCTTTTTTGTCTTCATTCTACACAAGTTGATCCAATTGTATGCTTCATagtatatttttagttttccaAAAATAGAAACCTTTTTTTGAACGTCATTTAGTAGACTTTTTCCATAAGAGCTTCTACATTATtcctactatatatataatataataataagagaagaaaaaaattggattGAGATGAAAAAAGGTACATACTTTTAACCTAGTACTACAAACTAATTAAATGATGTATTCATTATTCAATTTGCAACTTTGGACAACTCAAACAAATACATACAAccaaataataacaatatgGTGGGACCCATCTCTTTTTTATGAACTTAACTTCTTCCTTAAGGAAACAAGCACAATACTATAAAAAATGTTTGTCCTATCcaagagattaaaaaaaaaatagtgaaacaTATTCCAAGAGCAATATATGTCTACAAAGCACAACGTAACACTTACTATGCCCTAACACCAATAATAACGTATTCAATATAATACACAAGTAAAATCGAAGAAGGTACAGAGATTGTTTCTTGGCTCAAAAGGATAACGATTATGTTAACGTTGTGAACAATCATATCAACTATCTAGGTTGTTATCATACCATGCAAAACAATACCTGATTTCAAAGTGGTTTTTGTGCAATACTTCTTACAAATGAATAATAGATACCTTTGTTAAACAACAAAGAATTTTTCATGTTGCAAAAGCTTTAAGAGAAGAATAGTGTGTACTCCAAATTTACATTTGGAACTCGCGTCTTCTATATTATCTCGTATCTCCTATGTCTAAAAAATCTTTTAGTGTACAAAAGTTTTCCCTCCGTACAAACTACCggttaagaaaaacaaaagaaaagaatgtgaaTGACTAAAGTTTTGTTTGTATGAGCTGAATGAGGTCAGTCTATAGAAGTGAAAATCAAGAAAGCTGGAGAGCTATCTGCTGAAGAAGTACCTTCTTTTGAGCTGCAGTTATGAGACCTTTACATTCAGCGTCCACTAGAACCTCTGTCATAATAGCAGCCGCGTGACCTCTAGGCTCGTTGGACCCTGATGCCTTTTTCAGCATGAACATCTGGAAATAGTACAGGATGAAGATTAAGTAGCCAGATGGGGAATAAGAACGAAACCTTCAATTTGAGTTTCAGCCAGAAAGACAATTAACTCAGCAAGAATCTTGATAACTTTGAACAAAGTCAAGCAAGTTAAGACACATTCTTGCTGAAAGTTGCAAAAGATTTAGGATCGAAGCACACAATTATCTCTGTAGCAGAGAATAAATCTCAACCAgaagaaaataataacattttaactATTTACATAACTATGTCATCAAAGAAATAACATCGCTCAGGGGTTAGTTTACAGGAAAATACCAAGCCAGTATAGAGCTGGGCTACCATAGAATGTCAAAGCCATTTAGgattaaataactaaatgaaTAAGCTTAAATTTACAACCCATTTTGTGGAGTCCAATTTATGCATTTAGCCTTATGCAGTCTTTTAAGTCCAAAACAAGAATACATAGATGCCAATACCATTGTATATgcttaaaacaaataaagacAGGTATTTTGAAGTATCAACCTAACTCTCTGTAAAGTCCTCTTGAAACTGCATAAGCAACGAAATGTATTGCCATTCTTAAAAATACTGTTTCAGAAATATCCACTTGATCATAAgtcagaaacaacctctctacctccatgaggtaggggtaaggtatGCATACACTCTACCTACCCATACCCCCACTATGGGATttcattgggtatgttgttgttttagtgTGATCATTATTCAGAAATCGGGCAACATACATAAAAAAGgttccaaattttaaaataattagaaacagcttttatcatttttagacAATGTACTGTCATTTCATGTCAGGACTTATGTTAACTCGACCGAGAAAATTTAGGTACCTGTCCATGATGCGTTATTTCTAAACAACCCGGTTGCTGTATGAAAGGCTCCCCATCAATTTGGACAGGGAAAGGACTAGAAGCATGTATCCTTACAGTCCCCCCTTGGGCTAGTCTCCTCGCTTGAGAAAGTCCAACCTAAAAGAAAAGGATTGTAACAAGGAAAGTTAAATAGTAGAAAAAGACTGAAAGCAGTAATAAAGGGGTAAAATGTGAAAGAGGCAGACTTGATGAATAGATAGAAATGGAAGTACAAGGAAACTTTTCCATACCTGTAGCTTCCCAAGGTGCCATGCTCCAGAAACACAAACAACTTCAAGAATTTTGTCATGCATTGACTGGTGGTTGAAGTCATCATCATGCTCGAACTCATTTTGCCACAGATCAACTCCACCCATATAGCTACCAATATTTAGCACAATTAAGCCCTCAGTATCCTGATAGATTATAAATAAGGGGATCAATTAGGAATTACAAATGTAAAAGCAAGAAGCAGtttgacttccagattttgcaATGTGTACCTTGGGAATCTCTATGTCCTTCCCATCAACTTCAAGCCATACTTGCCATGGCAAATCTGCACAAGTTCTGTCCATTATATCTCTAGCACCTTCTCTTGCATATCGCAATTTATTTACAAACTGTAGGAGAAGCTTGTTTAGACACACAGACAGTACATTTCCAAAtggaatttaattaaaatacaagaaaacaaaagCATGGTAATCTATTGACAACAAGCAATAAAAACCAATCATCTTCAAAGATGTCCATTgtttttctatatattatttCCGGAGAACATATATGAGCAACTGGAAAGATTTTTCTCAAGAACATATAAATAAGCTTTCTCATATATTATGTTATCATTATGAAACAACTGCAGCTCATAGATCA
The window above is part of the Solanum pennellii chromosome 5, SPENNV200 genome. Proteins encoded here:
- the LOC107020678 gene encoding protein DELAY OF GERMINATION 1-like, producing MTSSSKNGKSFHKFFESWLVKQNQDLNELVRVSKENNNDMMLSPLIHSVVKHYEEYYREKSRYASSDVLGMLHPSWLSNLEDAFLWIGGWRPSMAFHLLYSKSGIQLEANLHELIRGFSKEDLGNLSGKQLGLIDELQHKTISEERKLSEKLAIVQESLADTSMVELSHVVSELMREQLVVHEEEEKISKNISKKEESLLDLLKKADDLRLSTIKEILRISTPIQSVHFLIAAAELHLRIHEWGKNKDALLSHHKWSCQTINDEGTSVRN